In Bradyrhizobium sp. WBOS07, the genomic window ACACCAGGAAGCCGATCACGGTGTCGGCAAAGGCCTGGATGGGAATGCCGAGCAGGCTCTCGCCCGACAGCACGTGATAGGCGGTCGCCTGCTCCAGCGTTGACTGCGTGCCGCGGAACGGTCCGAGCCAACCGGCTTCGGCGAACAGCGGATAGACGGTGAAGGGCAGCACGCTCAGCAGCAGGCTCCAGCCCCCGGTGCGGCGCAGCGCCTCCATCAGGATCGCCCACATCACGAGACCCGCGGCGATCACGCTGGTCGGCGCGCCGCCGAATTCCCAGCCGGCCTCAGCGGCCTTGCGTACGTTCGACATCAGCATGATGGCCGCCGCGAAGGTCGCGACGAACAGGACGAGGTCATACCAGGGAATGCGGTCGAGCGGCGCGCGCCCGGTGCCCGGGAAGATCAGGAAGGTAAAGGGCAGCATCAACGCGATCAGGAGGTAGAAATATTCGGTGTTGAGCTGGGTGTAGCCGATGAAGAATCGCAGCGAGAATTGCTGGTTGATGCACAGCAGGATGGTCGCCGCGGTCGCGGCCACCAGCATCCAGCGCCAGGCGCCGCGCAGCGTGCGCACGCGCGTGACCTCCACTTCCTGCAGATTGGCGGCGGCGCCATGCGGATCGTCGAACACGACCCGCGTGGCCGCGTCTTGCGGGGCGGTGGAGGTGGAGGAAGACATCATTGATCCCGGGGCGTGGGCTGGTAACTGACTAAGCGAATGGCCGTTGTTTGAATCGCTCGGCCCGCGGATTCAACCTTTCCCGCTTGCGGGAGAGGTCGCGCCGAAGGCGCGGGTGAGGGCTTTCGCCTCTGGGGGAATCCCACCGTGGAGATACCCTCTCCCCAACCCTCTCCCGCAAGCGGGAGAGGGAGCGCACTTCTCGCGGGGCTGCGATCAAACCCAACGACACCTCGCCCTATTCCTCGAACCCGTTCGGCATATCCGCCCTCGCGAGCGCCGCGGCGCGGGCCTTCATCCAGCCGTCGAGAAACGCCTTGTCATCCGCCGGCGGATTGGACTTGCCGTAATCGGCCCATGCCGCGCCGAGCACCTCTTGTCGCTTGATCAGCTTGTTGTTGTGCGCCTCCTGCGCATCGCTCCATTGCCCGACCTCCTTCAGCGCCTTCACCGCGCCGGGATGCACCGGCACCACCCAGTTCTTGGTCTGGCGATCGGCGGCAAGACCGCCGGCGCCGGGCGCGGAATCCTTGTAGGCGTCGTAATTGACGATCATGGCCTTGGTCATCGCATAGACCTGGTCGGCCGGCTGCGAGGCGTAGGCCACGAAGATCGGGTAGGGGTAATTGCCGAGCTCGACCGGTTTCTGCGGCGTGATGCCGGCGCCGCAGGTCGCGACCTGCGGGAAGAAGAACGAGCCGACCTTCTGCATCCGCGCCCAGCCTTCCTTGTCCTTGGCGGGCAGCGGAGGCCAGATCAGGCCGCGCGGCGAGGTCTCGGCTTCCTTGGCAGGGCCGGTGATGGTGGTGCCGAAGGCGGCATCGACGTCGTTGTTGATCAGGCCTTTCCACATCGCGCCGTAGCTCGCGAACTCGACGACCTTGACGTCCTTCTGCGTCAGGCCGGCGAAGGCCAGCACCGCGAGCGAGTTCTGGTTCAGCGCCGGCGAGCCGACCACGAAGCCGACGCGCTTGCCCCTGAGGTCTTTCAGCTCCTTCACGCCGGTGTCGGCGGCAACGCCGAGCGAGCCGCAATTGCAGTCGACCGACGAGAGCAGGATCTGCAGCGGCTGCGGGCCCCATTCCTTCGCGCCGAACTCGAACACGCCTTCTTGCGCGAAATAGGTGCCCGATCCCATCGCCGAGGACACGGCGCGCTTGGCGCGCAGCGGCGCAAGCCGGGCGACGTCGTTGCCCGCAGGCAGCACGCGCACGTCGGTGCCGTACTTGTCCTTCATCATCTTGCCGACGCCGACCGCGATGTTGAAGCCGGCGGTGCCGGTGTCATAGGCGGTGAAGGCCAATGTCGCCGGCAGCTTGAGGTCTTCGGCGAACGAGTAGCGTGTAGACGCAAAAGAAATGCCTGCCACCAAGGCAGGCGCGAGCACGAGCAGCCTACGAAGCATGTTTCCCTCCCATGATCCTCGCTTTGCCGCGAAGATTTCCTTCTTTGTTTGAAACAACGTTTTGTTTGCAACAGATCATGTCACCGCGATCGAGCGATGGCAACGCCGTAGCTCGCATGCGGGAATGAGGCTGACAGATTGTCGCGCAAAACTCCGAAACAGAACAGTCAGCACGCGATGACCGCGATGGCCTGACCCTCCGCGACGACGTCGTCGAGCTTCACCAGCAGAGACGTGATCGTGCCGCTTGCGGGCGAAGAGACCGGTATCTCCATCTTCATGGCTTCGACCACCACAACGTCATCGCCATCCGCGACGGTTCCTCCAACTTGCACGGGAGTTGCGCAGACGCGTCCCGCGATCTCGGTGACGATCTTAATTTCTGGCATGCCATCGCCTTTTTGTTGTCGTTGCAAAATGCCTGAGGTAGCGTCGTCTGCAAGTGGAATTTAATTCCGCAGAGCGGAACATACGGTAGGGAACATGGGACGACGATCGGAGCGGTTGAGTAGGCAAGGCGCACTCGCTGGCGATGCCGGCGAGGGAGATGTCATCCAGGTGGTCTCGCGCGCGTTCGACGTGTTGCGATGCTTCGAAGGCCATGAGGCGAGGCTCGGCAATCTCGAGATTTCAAATCGCTGCGGTCTGCCGCGCTCGACGGTGTCGCGGCTCACGCACACGCTGACGCGGATGGGGCAACTGGTCTATCTGCCGCGCGATCAGAAATATCGCATCGGCCCGAGCGCGGTCGCGATGAGCGCCACGATGATGAAGGGCGCGCAGCTGCGCAGCATGATCCGGCAGCGGCTGCAGGAAGTCGCCGACCACTTGCCTGGGACGGTCGGCTTCGTCGTTCCGGATCGATTCCATCTCGTCTATCTCCTGTTCGCACGTTCGGCGACCGCGCTCGGCCTGCACGAGGGCACCGGCAGCCGCATCGCGATGGCCTCCACCGCCGCGGGCGCGGCCTACACCGCGGCGCTGGCGCCGGAGGTCGGGGATGCCTTCATCGCGGAGATGGAGCGGGAGGCTCCCGAGGCGGCGAAGATCCTGAAGCCGCGCATCGAAGCCAACCGGCAAATGCTGCGCGAGCGCGGCTATGTCGTGGCCTGCGGCCTGTGGAGCCCGCACATCAACGGTCTCGCGCTGCCGATATGGTCGCCGCAGTACCAGACCTTCGTGGTTATCACGATCGGCCTGCTTTCGGCGATGTATGACGAGGAGCGGCTGCATGCCGAGGTCGCGCCATTGATGCTCGAGCTCGGGCGTTCGCTCGGCGGCCTGCTTGAGGGCGCCGAAGGTGACGTCTTCAACAGCCGCATCCCGCGCAAACCGGTCGCAATGGCCGTGCACAACAATAACAAGCCGATCCATTCGGAGGGAGTGAATGAACTGGAAGCCGGAACTCGACGAGCTCGCCCGGCGCGAAGCCTTCGCGCGGGAGATGGGCGGCGTTGACAAGGTCAAGCGACAGCATGACCAGGGCCGGCTGACTGTTCGGGAGCGCATCGACAAGCTGACCGACAAAGGCAGCTTTCACGAGATCGGCGCCGTCTCCGGCATCGGCGAGTACGATGCCGGCGGCGAATTGCAGAAATTGACGCCGGCCAACTGCGTGTTCGGCCGCGCCCGCGTCGACGGGCGTCCATTGGTCGTGGTCGGCGACGATTTCACGGTCCGCGGCGGTTCGGCTGATGCGTCCATTTCGGCAAAGCCGTTGATGGCCGAGGAGATGGCGCACGATTTGCGTCTCCCCATCGTGCGTGTCATCGAGGGCTCCGGCGGCGGCGGCTCGGTCAAGACCATCGAGACCAAGGGCGCGGCCAACCTGCCGGGCGGCATCGGCGGCACGCGCTGGTACCGCTTCACGACGGAGAACTTGTCGCGCGTGCCGGTCGTCGCGCTCGGCCTCGGCTCGGTGGCGGGCCTGGGAGCCGCGCGCCTTGCCGCCAGCCACTATTCCGTCATGACGCGGAAGTCCGCGATGTTTGTCGCGGGGCCGCCGGTGGTGAAGGCGCTGGGGCAGGACCTCTCGAAGGAGGAGCTCGGCGGCGCCGACATCCAGACCCGCGCCGGCGCAATCGATCATGCCGTCGACACCGAGGAGGAGGCGTTCGCTTGCGCGCGACGTTTCCTGTCCTACCTGCCATCATCGGTCTACGAGCTGCCGCCGACCTTGCCATGCACCGACAATCCGGAGCGCAGCGACGAAGCGCTGATGAACGCGGTGCCGCGCAACCGCAAGCAGGTCTACAAGATCCGGCCGATCATCGAATCAGTCGTGGACAGGGGCTCGTTCTTCGAGGTCGCCAGGAATTTCGGCAAGCCCATCATCGTCGGCCTCGCGCGGCTCGAGGGCAGGGCGGTGATGGTGCTGGCCAGCGACAGCTTCCACTATGGCGGATCCTGGACGGCGGATGCCTGCCAGAAGGTGGTGCGCTGGGTCGACTTCGCTGAGACCTTCCATCTGCCGATTGTCTACCTCATGGACTGCCCCGGCTTCATGATCGGCCTCGATGCCGAGAAGGCGGCGACCATCCGCCATGGCGTCCGCGCCATGGCCGCGGTGAACCAGACCACGGTGCCCTGGTGCACCGTGATCCTGCGCAACGCCTTCGGCGTCGCCGGCGTCGTGCATCAGCCCGCCGATCGCTTCTCGATCCGCTACGCCTGGCCGTCGGCCTATTGGGGCTCGCTGCCGCTCGAGGGCGGCATCGAGGCCGCCTATCGCGCCGACATCGATGCGGCCGAGGACAAGGCGGCGAAGCTGGAGGAGATCCAGCAGCGCCTCAACAAGCTGCGCTCGCCGTTCCGCTCGGCCGAGAAATTCTGGGTCGAGGAGATCATCGATCCCCGCAAGACGCGATCGCTACTGTGCGAGTTCGCGCGCCTCGCCGAGCCGCTGCGTAAGCCGGGGCCGCCGGAGAATTTTTCGATCCGGCCGTAGCATCCTGTGCCCCGGACGCAGCGCGCCGCTCCTTCAGCGGTGCGCTGCAGAGCCGGGGCCCATGCAGCAGCGAGCTCGCGATCTCCTGGGTCCCAGCTCTGCGCCGCAACGCCCGAGGCGTTGCAGCGCGTCCGGGACACGAGAGAAGTGGGCGCCGACGCAGTTCGAGATCCTTCCACAGCAAAACAATAACGGGCTAAGCTCGCCCAACAAGAACAACAGGAAACGCCAATCGTGTACGACTTCATCATCGTCGGCGGCGGCTCGGCAGGGTCCGTGCTGGCGCACCGGCTTTCGGCCAGAAGCGCCAACAGGGTCCTGCTGTGCGAGGCCGGACAGGACACGCCGCCCGGCAACGAGCCGGCTGAAATTCGGGACAGCTATCCGGGCACCGCCTATTTCGATCCGCGCTTCCACTGGACCGAGCTCAAGGTCACGACCCAGGTCGTCAGCCACAACAATCCGAACGAGGCGCGGCCACCCTTGCGCAAATACGAGCAGGCGCGCGTGCTCGGCGGCGGCTCCTCGATCAACGGCCAGATGGCCAATCGCGGCGCACCGACCGATTACGACGAATGGGACGCGCGCGGCGCCGAAGGATGGACGTGGAACGAGGTGCTGCCCTTCTTCAAGAAGGTCGAGCGCGACCTCGATTTCGACGGTCCCTATCACGGCAAGGACGGCAAGATCCCGGTTCGCCGTATCCCGAGGGAGCACTGGACCAAGCATTCCCAGGCATTCGCCGAAGCCTTCCAGCAGGCCGGCCATCAGTTCCTGCCGGACCAGAACGGCGAGTTCGTCGACGGCTTCTTCCCGGTGACGCACTCCAACCAGGCCGAGCAGCGCGTCTCGGCCGCGATGGGTTATCTTGATCGCGACACCCGCAAGCGCGCCAATCTCACGATCTCCACCAACACGCAGGTGCGCGAGCTCTTGTTCGAAGGCACGCAATGCGTCGGCGTGAAGGCCGTCGTCGACGGACGCGAGCAGGAATTCCGCGGACGCGAGATCATCCTCTCCAGCGGCGCCATCCATTCGCCGGCGCATCTGTTGCGTGCCGGCATCGGGCCGGTCGGCCATCTCAAGGACTTGGGCATTCCGGTGCTGATGGGACTGCCGGGCGTCGGCCAGCGCCTGATGGATCATCCCTCGATCTCGCTGTCCTCCTTCGTTCGCCGCGGTGCGCGCATGAACGAGCACACCAGGCGCCACATGCAGCTGGGCCTGCGCTACTCCTCGGGTCTTGCCGGTGTGCCGAAGGGCGACATGTTCGTGGTCCTGCTCTCCAAATCGGCCTGGCACGCGGTTGGTGAGCAGATCGGCTCGCTGCTGACCTTCGTCAACAAGACCTATTCGGAGACCGGACAGGTGAAGCTCGCCTCGCGCGATCCCTCCGCCGAGCCGATCGTCGAATTCAACCTGTTGTCCGACCGGCGCGATCTCGATCGCCTGATGAGCGGCTTTCGCAAGATGGCGGCGATCCAGATGAGCGACGTCGTCAGGAAGGTGACGGACAAGCCGTTTCCGGCCGCCTACACCGACAAGGTGCGCAAGATCGGCGTGGTCAACACAAAGAACAAGATCCTCACCGCGATTGCCGCGGCCCTGATGGACGGGCCGGCGGCGCTGCGCCATTACATGATCGACAATTTCGTGGTCGAAGGCTTCACCTTCGATCAGGTCATGAACGACGACGATGCGCTGGAGGCCTTCGTGCGCAAGGCCACCATCGGCGTCTGGCACGCCTCCTGTTCATGCCGCATGGGCCGCGCGGACGATCCGATGGCGGTGGTCGACAACCAGGGCCGCGTCAAGGGCATCCAGGGCCTGCGCGTCGTCGACGCCTCCATCTTCCCGGTGGTGCCGTGCGCCAACACCAATTTTCCGGTGTTGATGTCGGCGGAGAAGATCGCGGCTGCGATCATGCAGCCCGGTTGAGCCCATGCGCATGCGCGGCTTTGGCGCGATATGAACATAACCTAAGTTAAAGGGCGTAAGTAAAAGGCTTTTTTTGCCGCCCTTTCGGCCCATTTCGGACAAACCAATATTGGTTTCTCCGCAGCGGGGCAGGACCCTCCAACCAAGAGTCCTGCAATGATAAGACAAGTTGTTTCTGCGTGCGTCGTCGTTATAGCCATGTCCGCCGCTGCCGAGGCGCGGCCCTATCGCATCGTCCAAGCGCCCGAATGCAACGTCACCATGCCCTGCGATTTCTCGCACTCGCAGGTGCGTCGCGAGCGGGCTCCCGGGGTTTCAATCCAGAGAGCTTCATTGCCGAAGGCTTCCTTGCAGGCCTATCGCTCGATGCAAATGACCGTGACCGATACCGGCAACGCCGCCACGACGATCAGCGTCTCCGGCGAGCGCGTCGTCGGGGGGCGCCCGGCCGGCTGCCCGTCGTCATTCTGCGGCTGCGGTGCGTCCTTGCGCGTGTTCGGCCGTGTTGTGCCGGAATTGAATCTCGCGTCCAACTGGCTGCGCTTTCCGCGCGCGGCCCCGGCGCCGGGAATGGTCGCGGCGCGCCGCGGCCATGTCTTCGTTCTGGAGCAGCATCTCGGCGGCGACACGTGGATGGCGTACGACGCCAATTCCGGCGGGCGCGCCACGCGAATCCACGCGCGCTCGCTGCGGGGCTACACAGTCGTCAATCCGCACGGCTGAGACGATGGCGAAGGTGCGCGGCGTTCACCCCAGCCGCAGCACCTTGCCGGGATTCATGATGTTCTGCGGATCGAGCGCGCGCTTGATGGTGCGCATGATGTCGAGTTCGGTCTTGGAGCGATAGTGGCTGAGCTCGTCCAGCTTGTCGATGCCGATACCGTGCTCGGCCGAGATCGAGCCGTCCATGGACGTGATGAGGTCGTTCACCGCCCGCGTGATGGCGGCCTTGTATTGCGTCAGCGTCTGCTGGTCCATGCCCACCGGGGCCATGAATGAGAAATGCAGATTGCCGTCGCCGATGTGCCCCAAAGGATAGGGCCGGATGGTCGGGAGAATGTCGAGCACGGCCTTGAGCCCGAGATCGATGAACTCCGGAATCCGGGAGATCGCCACCGAGATGTCGTAGCTCAGCCCAGGCCCCTCGGCGCGCGAGGCCCCTGCGACGCTCTCCCTGATGCGCCACATGTTCTGCGATTGCTGTCCGGTCTGGGCGACGACCGCGTCGATCACGCGTCCGGCCTCGAGTTGATCGGCGAGAAACTGCTCCATCTTCTCGGCGATGCCGCCGGTCCCGTCCTGCCGCGCCCGCGCGGACGACCATTCGAGCAGGAGGTACCATGGCGTGTCCGCCTTGAGCGGATCCTGCGTGCCGGGGATGTTACGAAGCACCATGTCGACGGCGGCGCGGCTCATCAGCTCGCAGGAGCCGACATTGTCCTCGGATGCGCTGTGGGCCTCCGACAGGATCTCCAGCGCCGCGCGCGGATCCCGGATCGCCAGCCATGACGTGCAGACGTCCTTGGGCGCCGGCCACAGCTTGAGCACGGCCTTGGTGATGATACCGAGCGTTCCTTCGGCGCCCATGAAGAGGTGCTTGAGGTCGTAGCCCGTATTGTCCTTCTTGAGCGCGCGCAAGCCGTCCCAGACCTCGCCGCTCGGCAGCACGACCTCGAGACCCAGCACGAGATTGCGGGCATTGCCATAGCGGAGCACCTGCACGCCGCCGGCGTTGGTCGACAGATTGCCGCCGATCATGCACGAGCCCTGGGCGCCGAGGCTGAGGGGCAGGAACCGGTCGTGCCGGCTTGCCGTCTCCTGCAGGGTCTGCAGCACGCAGCCGGCCTCGACCGTCATAGTGTATCCGGTGGCATCAATGTCCAGCACGCGGTTCATGCGGCCGAGCGACAGCACGATGCCGGTGTGCGCGGGCCAGGGCGTGGCGCCGCCCATCAGGCCGGTGTTTCCACCCTGCGGCACGATCGCGATCCCATGCTCGTGGCAGAGCCGGACCACCGCCGCGACTTCCTCGGTGCTGCCGGGGCGAACCACCGCGCCGGCGTTTCCAGCCAGCAATCCGCGCCAATCCGTCACGAACGGCTGCATGCCGTGCGCGTCCTCGATAAGGCCTTTCTCACCCACGATCGCGCGCAGCGAATCGCGCAATGGGACGGTGAGCGGAACGGTTGGAATGATGGGTTCGGACGACGGACCGGCAACCGGCATTTGTTTCCCCTGGCGCATCTTGATGTGCACTGCGCACGCGGCGTGCGTAAGAGCATTGTCCACGTTTGCGCCGTGGAGTCTAACGGCAAAATGTCTCTCACCCGGGGTGTCCAGACGGGCAGGCCTGCGCAGGCGGCATGGGGTCGTCTTCGGATTTCCCGTTTGATCCGGGCCGCACCCGGGCGACTGCGGCACTCCGCCGGCCGGCACGTCACTCCGGTTTTCTACGGGGCGATGCTTAGGGTTTAGCGCCAATGTCTGCGACCGGATTCAAGCGACATTAATGATGCCTTCTCGATATGAGACATCCCGGTCCGCTT contains:
- a CDS encoding TAXI family TRAP transporter solute-binding subunit; amino-acid sequence: MLRRLLVLAPALVAGISFASTRYSFAEDLKLPATLAFTAYDTGTAGFNIAVGVGKMMKDKYGTDVRVLPAGNDVARLAPLRAKRAVSSAMGSGTYFAQEGVFEFGAKEWGPQPLQILLSSVDCNCGSLGVAADTGVKELKDLRGKRVGFVVGSPALNQNSLAVLAFAGLTQKDVKVVEFASYGAMWKGLINNDVDAAFGTTITGPAKEAETSPRGLIWPPLPAKDKEGWARMQKVGSFFFPQVATCGAGITPQKPVELGNYPYPIFVAYASQPADQVYAMTKAMIVNYDAYKDSAPGAGGLAADRQTKNWVVPVHPGAVKALKEVGQWSDAQEAHNNKLIKRQEVLGAAWADYGKSNPPADDKAFLDGWMKARAAALARADMPNGFEE
- a CDS encoding acetyl-CoA carboxylase biotin carboxyl carrier protein subunit; translation: MPEIKIVTEIAGRVCATPVQVGGTVADGDDVVVVEAMKMEIPVSSPASGTITSLLVKLDDVVAEGQAIAVIAC
- a CDS encoding IclR family transcriptional regulator — translated: MGRRSERLSRQGALAGDAGEGDVIQVVSRAFDVLRCFEGHEARLGNLEISNRCGLPRSTVSRLTHTLTRMGQLVYLPRDQKYRIGPSAVAMSATMMKGAQLRSMIRQRLQEVADHLPGTVGFVVPDRFHLVYLLFARSATALGLHEGTGSRIAMASTAAGAAYTAALAPEVGDAFIAEMEREAPEAAKILKPRIEANRQMLRERGYVVACGLWSPHINGLALPIWSPQYQTFVVITIGLLSAMYDEERLHAEVAPLMLELGRSLGGLLEGAEGDVFNSRIPRKPVAMAVHNNNKPIHSEGVNELEAGTRRARPARSLRAGDGRR
- a CDS encoding acyl-CoA carboxylase subunit beta — its product is MNWKPELDELARREAFAREMGGVDKVKRQHDQGRLTVRERIDKLTDKGSFHEIGAVSGIGEYDAGGELQKLTPANCVFGRARVDGRPLVVVGDDFTVRGGSADASISAKPLMAEEMAHDLRLPIVRVIEGSGGGGSVKTIETKGAANLPGGIGGTRWYRFTTENLSRVPVVALGLGSVAGLGAARLAASHYSVMTRKSAMFVAGPPVVKALGQDLSKEELGGADIQTRAGAIDHAVDTEEEAFACARRFLSYLPSSVYELPPTLPCTDNPERSDEALMNAVPRNRKQVYKIRPIIESVVDRGSFFEVARNFGKPIIVGLARLEGRAVMVLASDSFHYGGSWTADACQKVVRWVDFAETFHLPIVYLMDCPGFMIGLDAEKAATIRHGVRAMAAVNQTTVPWCTVILRNAFGVAGVVHQPADRFSIRYAWPSAYWGSLPLEGGIEAAYRADIDAAEDKAAKLEEIQQRLNKLRSPFRSAEKFWVEEIIDPRKTRSLLCEFARLAEPLRKPGPPENFSIRP
- a CDS encoding GMC family oxidoreductase, which encodes MYDFIIVGGGSAGSVLAHRLSARSANRVLLCEAGQDTPPGNEPAEIRDSYPGTAYFDPRFHWTELKVTTQVVSHNNPNEARPPLRKYEQARVLGGGSSINGQMANRGAPTDYDEWDARGAEGWTWNEVLPFFKKVERDLDFDGPYHGKDGKIPVRRIPREHWTKHSQAFAEAFQQAGHQFLPDQNGEFVDGFFPVTHSNQAEQRVSAAMGYLDRDTRKRANLTISTNTQVRELLFEGTQCVGVKAVVDGREQEFRGREIILSSGAIHSPAHLLRAGIGPVGHLKDLGIPVLMGLPGVGQRLMDHPSISLSSFVRRGARMNEHTRRHMQLGLRYSSGLAGVPKGDMFVVLLSKSAWHAVGEQIGSLLTFVNKTYSETGQVKLASRDPSAEPIVEFNLLSDRRDLDRLMSGFRKMAAIQMSDVVRKVTDKPFPAAYTDKVRKIGVVNTKNKILTAIAAALMDGPAALRHYMIDNFVVEGFTFDQVMNDDDALEAFVRKATIGVWHASCSCRMGRADDPMAVVDNQGRVKGIQGLRVVDASIFPVVPCANTNFPVLMSAEKIAAAIMQPG
- a CDS encoding FAD-binding oxidoreductase — translated: MPVAGPSSEPIIPTVPLTVPLRDSLRAIVGEKGLIEDAHGMQPFVTDWRGLLAGNAGAVVRPGSTEEVAAVVRLCHEHGIAIVPQGGNTGLMGGATPWPAHTGIVLSLGRMNRVLDIDATGYTMTVEAGCVLQTLQETASRHDRFLPLSLGAQGSCMIGGNLSTNAGGVQVLRYGNARNLVLGLEVVLPSGEVWDGLRALKKDNTGYDLKHLFMGAEGTLGIITKAVLKLWPAPKDVCTSWLAIRDPRAALEILSEAHSASEDNVGSCELMSRAAVDMVLRNIPGTQDPLKADTPWYLLLEWSSARARQDGTGGIAEKMEQFLADQLEAGRVIDAVVAQTGQQSQNMWRIRESVAGASRAEGPGLSYDISVAISRIPEFIDLGLKAVLDILPTIRPYPLGHIGDGNLHFSFMAPVGMDQQTLTQYKAAITRAVNDLITSMDGSISAEHGIGIDKLDELSHYRSKTELDIMRTIKRALDPQNIMNPGKVLRLG